Proteins from a single region of Syngnathus typhle isolate RoL2023-S1 ecotype Sweden linkage group LG10, RoL_Styp_1.0, whole genome shotgun sequence:
- the spag1b gene encoding sperm-associated antigen 1 has product MSSAAFLQNVTSSDCRSMKIPVEHMEYDYIDKCKDAKYLEKILILLRSGKEGIYPHLIEFCESRLEKLNPRSRALRKENPVTTSSSLPADEWSLIADELRIWQAETKVTETSLKKQLMFEDVMDQSMPPIRGSNCSVPLSRVTSRSSTEIFK; this is encoded by the exons ATGAGTTCAGCTGCCTTTCTTCAAAATGTTACTTCTTCTGACTGCAGATCTATGAAGATCCCTGTGGAGCATATGGAATATGATTATATTGATAAATGCAAGGATGCCAAATACTTGGAGAAAATCCTTATATTACTCAG GTCTGGCAAGGAGGGCATTTATCCTCATCTAATTGAGTTTTGTGAAAGTCGACTAGAGAAACTGAACCCTCGGAGCCGAGCTCTTAGGAAGGAAAATCCTGTGACCACATCCTCCAGCCTCCCAGCAGATGAATGGAGCCTTATTGCCGATGAGTTGAGG atttGGCAAGCTGAAACCAAAGTGACAGAGACTTCCCTTAAAAAACAGTTAATGTTTGAGGATGTTATGGATCAAAGCATGCCACCTATAAGAGGGTCCAATTGCTCGGTTCCACTCAGCAGAGTAACGTCTCGTTCGTCTAcagaaatatttaaataa
- the fbxo43 gene encoding F-box only protein 43 produces MQCTPESNVHHVNCKGKECYERFDSGYSGSFHSPQSISGFDSCRLASVDLSDTPKENVRLAVTPQESSRIRSLQKDTRGLQRSSTLNWCETPRASKSYGSLRHRLAMCNGTKAVKRDNTKSPCTTPIESSIGSDHDLSVSFDSLDPATPGLTLGALKLEQDFPLCSRKRRLLFSQVRTSTLEDGTLNLGVSNRLEGRLSLSDDFSQNFHASDQFNLEAPCLSKLLLGSSKDNCPSPVNNLTSALHESSNVLCTLSSPDTPKCIRSPCEDSGFSSLDKSQDSSVDHDGSFQELLLSASKGNSETPNLTDGKRRSRLQRQRRLSTLKEGGSLSEEDPTDRKHQRIQYRRGTCKEDEVFVRETPSRVLSVKCINTTFDGLTSTQQGYTTPQSESTAKLDSITPSSCTSVNSNVTPHSNVTSTSKLSLTPALQLIHTLCEQRAKMFAGQSPSLKEELRTIAALGETPDLFGITMPLAGLIGRKMGLGKVDILTELRKRNLRHILAVILSHLSADCVCRCGQVCKDWDEIIQQDKKAHSRRTIYQSEVEAAQENGATAHVADAETRLALLKRSTLKTVQAQSRTSNYCTPQSGTRTLTPLHYSTLSLGSSSKRDKFIEVAKTLFNDECLRHCPRCQHPAKCQTVKGEGICTRADCAFEFCTKCLCAFHGSKECASKSAGRRKKDRLLPGSAESKRNIRRL; encoded by the exons ATGCAGTGTACCCCTGAGTCCAATGTCCACCATGTTAACTGCAAAGGCAAAGAATGTTATGAGCGTTTTGACAGCGGCTACTCAGGTTCATTCCACAGTCCCCAGAGCATTAGTGGATTTGACTCCTGCAGATTGGCTTCAGTGGACCTCAGTGACACGCCCAAAGAGAATGTCAGACTTGCTGTCACCCCTCAGGAAAGCAGCAGGATCAGATCTTTGCAGAAAGACACTCGGGGGCTTCAGCGCTCTTCCACTCTGAACTGGTGTGAAACTCCCAGAGCATCCAAGAGCTATGGCTCTCTGCGACATAGACTTGCTATGTGCAATGGCACGAAAGCTGTCAAAAGGGACAACACAAAGTCTCCATGTACCACACCGATAGAGTCGTCAATTGGGTCCGACCATGATCTTAGTGTGTCTTTTGACTCTCTGGACCCAGCGACACCGGGTTTGACCTTAGGCGCTTTAAAATTGGAGCAGGATTTCCCGTTATGTAGTAGGAAACGCCGTCTGCTCTTCTCTCAAGTAAGGACCTCCACTCTTGAGGATGGTACCCTCAACCTAGGTGTCAGCAACAGATTGGAGGGACGACTTTCACTCTCGGACGATTTCAGTCAGAACTTTCATGCTTCTGATCAATTTAATTTAGAAGCACCGTGCTTAAGCAAATTGCTGCTAGGCTCATCCAAGGACAACTGTCCATCTCCAGTCAACAACCTGACGAGTGCCCTGCATGAATCATCCAATGTCTTGTGCACACTGTCTTCCCCAGATACACCTAAATGTATCAG GTCTCCATGCGAGGACAGCGGCTTCAGCTCCCTCGATAAATCCCAAGACTCTTCTGTCGACCACGATGGCTCTTTCCAAGAATTGCTGCTTTCTGCCTCAAAAGGAAACTCAGAAACCCCCAACCTGACGGATGGGAAACGGCGTTCCCGTTTGCAACGGCAGCGCAGACTTTCCACTCTAAAGGAAGGAGGCTCGTTGTCTGAGGAAGACCCGACGGACAGAAAACATCAACGTATTCAGTATCGCCGCGGAACGTGTAAagaagatgaggtttttgtcAGGGAGACCCCCAGCAGGGTTCTCTCTGTGAAATGTATCAATACAACCTTTGATGGACTGACGTCAACCCAACAAGGCTATACAACGCCTCAAAGTGAAAGCACAGCCAAGCTTGACAGCATCACACCTTCTAGCTGCACATCTGTGAATTCCAATGTGACCCCACATTCCAATGTGACATCCACATCCAAGCTCTCACTGACGCCCGCTTTACAGCTGATACACACTTTGTGTGAGCAGAGGGCCAAGATGTTTGCTGGCCAAAGTCCAAGTTTAAAAGAGGAGCTGAGGACCATCGCAGCTCTTGGTGAGACACCCGACTTGTTCGGGATAACTATGCCCTTGGCAGGGCTGATTGGCCGCAAGATGGGCCTAGGGAAGGTGGACATATTGACGGAGCTGAGGAAGAGGAACCTCAGGCACATATTGGCTGTCATATTGAGTCATCTGTCTGCCGACTGtgtctgcag GTGTGGTCAGGTGTGTAAGGACTGGGATGAAATAATCCAGCAGGACAAGAAAGCTCATTCCAGGAGAACAATTTACCAGAGTGAAGTGGAAGCTGCTCAAGAG AATGGCGCCACTGCGCATGTTGCTGATGCTGAGACGAGATTGGCTCTTCTTAAAAGGTCAACGCTCAAAACTGTCCAGGCCCAGTCTAGAACCTCCAATTATTGCACCCCACAGTCTGGAACCCGCACATTAACCCCTTTACATTACAGCACTTTATCTttgggcagcagcagcaaacgAGACAAGTTCATCGAG GTTGCTAAAACCCTCTTCAATGACGAATGCCTCAGACATTGTCCTCGATGTCAGCATCCTGCAAAGTGTCAAACTGTGAAAGGCGAGGGTATTTGCACCAGAGCTGACTGTGCGTTTGAGTTTTGCACAAAGTGCTTGTGTGCTTTCCATGGCTCCAAAGAATGTGCCAGCAAGTCTGCAGGCCGTCGCAAGAAAGACAGATTACTTCCGGGCAGTGCAGAGAGCAAGCGAAACATTAGGAGACTATGA
- the LOC133160935 gene encoding LOW QUALITY PROTEIN: regulator of G-protein signaling 22 (The sequence of the model RefSeq protein was modified relative to this genomic sequence to represent the inferred CDS: substituted 1 base at 1 genomic stop codon): protein MHSDISIGELPDLRSPCFPQALLYDEETDQFEVPSDAAELTFNKITSALEYTKSQILHKNVKALAKTPLVDNSYTVSWARNINIDRSTCNCRLATAVLSDKEGFRSHENNSSKQGCVRIHQLLGTSSGHSAQVHRNVCESSRRSSKLSLTSSASTLYGADINIRETSDASQEKQIYEEASELDLQNLAAQIVHKVVDDAVFKLTAQNRKKCTCVDKKCKCMHWHCSVDENTKESCKECQKWSRGNEIYDGNKSKMSEASSDTETVQDVCCHGGCHQGNQPGMDDFKEFLRGTTGGRMLSLWMDIERLKTLNRERENSFLALMRSRYLLRSSQNSLRLQQLCRFGLTTSPCWTKERLCSVQPKVMESITSYWVPRYWTSPQVQVDLNDPDREWCVSPYLASMTPCSLCPEPWLPLPYNPQFSEHSHPSRSRSLGHTRLEKVLHALFVDPEAGSYFTHFCEQSGNQLWENAVYLWNDLQHYHELFYQDGLDPYRVQRIAQVICSTYLHSSASRSIGMKEEIRKEVYNQLTPAFEELFDKVEDHILNILMEAWTALVDLDKKAFLQVDVYKNVRCVNTWQFRELQNLYAEFKQNKHQQQITSPLNTASGLFSQGHRDLESWSNVPAQYQGYRLGSLLRHHHEIWHFMSFLRNKDASIHLECWLDLEQYRQTPQRNKALTQDRSSHIARKYLNSNYFFSSQSPATEEQQNHILHLAGGLELLQFQCLSKPVTAEIQEIIRCHIEKKWLPEFLATAEFRERRKRKGKVQQTEQWXFSITCRRRLEKEGWKSQGLWMSSSKEILLFRRLLLNPASCLHFQHFVSPRGDFLENDVLFWLEVQRYKDLCHSHSDEATIQQKISTIIKCFINSSSPPALQIDIPLEQAKHIMEKRHKLGPYIFREAQMSVFSELLRFWPKFQELKSSVHEGQLLEMLQDERVKHKARVRRQKRKAEEEDERRAQVCCKMDGHDNCACLTLKLKVLLLVQEEYVKRLTRSSSENDDMQNENDKGVEKRASQTTRSLTLFSPKPFSWSYSKYMAALKRNERLLKRQSQKEASFSTYSVSSDGSVTSTGRKGSHQKASRPSSKSHVKESQ from the exons ATGCATAGTGACATTTCAATAG GAGAACTTCCTGACCTCCGATCACCT TGTTTCCCACAGGCTTTGCTATACGATGAGGAGACGGATCAGTTCGAGGTACCAAGCGACGCGGCTGAGCTCACCTTCAACAAAATCACATCGGCACTAGAATACACCAAATCACAGATCCTTCATAAGAATGTCAAAGCGCTGGCAAAAACCCCTTTGGTGGACAACAGTTACACTGTCTCG TGGGCACGAAATATAAACATCGACAGGAGTACATGCAACTGTCGTCTAGCCACGGCTGTTCTGAGTGACAAAGAAGGATTCCGTTCTCACGAGAACAATTCATCCAAACAAG GTTGTGTGAGAATACATCAGCTGCTCGGTACATCCTCTGGCCACAGCGCACAAGTCCACAGAAATGTCTGTGAATCATCAAGGCGTTCTTCTAAGCTGTCTCTCACTTCCTCCGCGTCAACCCTCTACGGTGCTGACATCAACATCCGAGAGACATCAGACGCATCTCAAGAaaagcaaatatatgaagagGCCTCGGAACTGGATTTGCAAAACCTGGCTGCCCAAATAGTTCACAAGGTAGTTGACGATGCCGTCTTTAAGTTGACCGCACAGAACCGCAAAAAGTGTACTTGCGTGGATAAAAAATGCAAGTGTATGCATTGGCACTGTTCAGTTGATGAGAACACCAAAGAATCCTGTAAAGAATGCCAAAAATGGAGTCGAGGCAATGAAATTTATGATGGGAATAAGAGCAAAATGTCGGAGGCAAGTTCAGATACAGAAACAGTCCAGGATGTTTGCTGCCATGGTGGCTGTCACCAAGGCAACCAACCAGGCATGGATGACTTCAAGGAGTTTTTGCGTGGAACAACAGGAGGCAGGATGTTAAGTCTTTGGATGGACATTGAGAGGCTGAAAACCCTTAACAGAGAGAGGGAGAACAG CTTTCTGGCTTTAATGAGGAGCCGCTACCTGCTAAGAAGCAGTCAGAATAGTCTACGCTTGCAACAGCTCTGCAGGTTTGGGCTGACTACCTCCCCCTGCTGGACAAAAGAGAGACTGTGCTCAGTACAGCCCAAAGTCATGGAGTCAATCACATCCTATTG GGTTCCTCGTTACTGGACATCCCCTCAAGTTCAAGTCGACCTGAATGATCCTGATAGGGAGTGGTGTGTAAGCCCTTATTTGGCCTCAATGACCCCTTGTTCTCTTTGTCCTGAACCTTGGCTTCCGCTTCCCTACAATCCACAG TTTAGCGAGCATTCTCACCCAAGCAGAAGTCGATCACTAGGGCACACAAGACTGGAAAAGGTTTTACACGCATTATTTGTTGACCCTGAGGCAGGCTCATACTTCACTCATTTTTGTGAGCAGTCTGGAAACCAG TTATGGGAGAATGCAGTTTATCTTTGGAATGACCTCCAGCACTATCATGAGCTCTTCTACCAGGACGGACTGGATCCCTATAGAGTGCAGAGAATAGCTcag GTTATCTGCTCCACATATCTCCATAGTTCTGCCAGCAGGAGCATTGGCATGAAGGAGGAGATTAGGAAGGAGGTGTACAACCAGCTGACACCTGCTTTTGAGGAGCTCTTTGATAAAGTTGAAGACCACATCTTGAACATCCTCATGGAGGCTTGGACAGCGCTTGTTGACCTGGAcaaaaaagccttcctgcag GTAGACGTGTACAAGAATGTACGCTGTGTGAACACTTGGCAATTCAGGGAGCTCCAGAACTTGTATGCagaattcaaacaaaacaagcaTCAA cAGCAAATAACATCACCATTGAATACCGCGTCCGGGCTCTTCTCTCAGGGTCACCGGGACCTTGAGTCTTGGTCCAATGTGCCAGCACAGTACCAAGGTTACCGCTTAGGCTCTTTACTTCGACATCATCATGAGATCTGGCACTTTATGTCTTTCCTCCGAAATAAAGATGCCAG TATCCACCTGGAATGCTGGCTGGACCTGGAGCAATACAGGCAGACTCCTCAGAGGAACAAGGCGTTGACACAGGACCGGTCTTCTCACATTGCGAGAAAATATCTCAACTCAAACTATTTCTTTAGTTCCCAAAGTCCCGCCACTGAAGAGCAACAGAATCAT ATATTGCACTTGGCAGGTGGACTGGAGCTTCTGCAATTCCAATGTCTCTCAAAGCCAGTTACCGCGGAGATCCAGGAGATCATCCGATGTCACATTGAGAAAAAATGGCTGCCTGAGTTTCTGGCCACAGCAGAGTTTAGAGAGCGGCGGAAACGCAAAGGAAAGGTACAGCAGAC GGAGCAGTGGTAGTTTAGCATTACATGCCGCAGGAGATTAGA AAAAGAAGGCTGGAAG AGTCAGGGCTTGTGGATGAGTTCCTCCAAGGAGATCCTTCTTTTTCGACGGCTTCTCCTCAATCCGGCCTCCTGTTTGCACTTCCAGCACTTTGTTTCTCCGAGGGGTGACTTCCTAGAGAATGATGTGCTCTTTTGGCTGGAGGTGCAGCGGTACAAG GACCTGTGTCATTCTCACAGTGACGAGGCCACGATTCAACAGAAGATCTCCACAATCATTAAGTGTTTCATCAACTCATCCTCACCTCCGGCCCTGCAGATAGACATCCCTCTGGAGCAGGCAAAGCACATTATGGAGAAACGTCACAAACTGGGCCCTTACATTTTCAGAGAGGCACAG aTGTCAGTTTTCAGTGAGTTGCTCAGATTTTGGCCCAAGTTTCAGGAGCTTAAGAGCAGTGTACATGAGGGTCAGTTGCTGGAAATGCTTCAAGATGAACGAGTCAAACACAAAGCCAGAGTGCGGAGACAAAAGAGGAAggcggaggaagaggatgagagGAGAGCTCAGGTCTGCTGCAAGATGGATGGTCATGATAATTGTGCGTGTCTTACTTTGAAATTAAAAGTTCTTCTCTTGGTACAGGAGGAATATGTGAAACGGCTAACTCGCAGTTCTAGTGAAAATGATGATATgcaaaatgagaacgataaggGAGTAGAAAAAAGAGCATCTCAGACTACGAGGAGCCTGACGCTGTTTTCGCCAAAGCCA TTCTCGTGGTCGTATTCCAAATACATGGCAGCTCTGAAAAGAAacgagaggctgctaaagagaCAAAGTCAGAAAGAAGCCTCATTCTCCACATACTCAG TGTCCTCTGACGGCAGTGTGACGTCAACAGGAAGAAAAGGCAGCCACCAGAAGGCTTCACGGCCATCCTCCAAGTCACATGTGAAAGAAAGTCAGTAA